A segment of the Frankineae bacterium MT45 genome:
TACGGATGATCTTGCGGAAGAAGAAGTCCTGGCCCTGGATGGCCGTGGTTCCTTCGTAGAGGGTGTCGATCTTGGCGTCGCGGATGTACTGCTCCAGCGGGTAGTCCTGCAGGTAGCCGGAGCCACCGAAGGTCTGCAGCGCCTGGGCGAGCTGGTCGTAGGAGCGCTCGGAGCCGACGCCCTTGACGATCGGGAGGAGCAGGTCGTTGATCGCCTCGTCGAGCGCGGTGTCGGTGCCGTTCTGCTCACCGACCTGGATGCGGTCCTGCGAGGAGGCGGTGTAGAGCACCAGGGAGCGGAGCCCTTCGGCGTAGGCCTTGTTCAGCATCAGGCTGCGGCGCACGTCCGGGTGGTTGATGATCGTGACGCGCGGGGCCGTCTTGTCGGCGGCCTTGGTGAGGTCGGCCGACTGGACGCGGGTCTTGGCGTAGGCCAGCGCGTTCAGGTAGCCGGTGGAGAGGGTCGCGATGGCCTTCGTGCCGACCATCATGCGGGCGTTCTCGATGACCTGGAACATCTGGGCGATGCCGTCGTGGACATCCCCGACCAGGTAGCCGACGGCCGGCTCCTTCTCGCCGAAGCGCAGCTCGCAGGTGGTGGAGGCCTTGAGGCCCATCTTGTGCTCGACGTTGGTGACGTAGGCACCGTTGCGCTCGCCGAGCTCACCGGTCTCGATGTCGAAGTGGTACTTGGAGACGACGAAGAGCGAGAGGCCCTTGGTGCCCGGCCCAGCGCCCTCGGGGCGGGCCAGCACCAGGTGGATGATGTTCTCGGTCATGTCGTGCTCGGCCGAGGTGATGAAGCGCTTGACGCCCTCGATGTGCCAGCTGCCGTCAGCCTGCTCGATGGCCTTGGTACGGCCGGCCCCGACGTCGGAGCCCGCGTCGGGCTCGGTGAGGACCATCGTGCAGCCCCACTGCTTGTCGACCATCAGCTGGGCGATCTTCTTCTGGGTGTCATTGCCGTTGCGGTAGAGGATTCCGGCGAACGGGGCACCGGCGGCGTACATGTGCAGCGACGGGTTGGAGCCCAGCACCTGCTCGGCGACGGCCCAGGCGACCGAGTTCGGAACGCGGGTGCCACCGAGCTCAGGGATACAGCTCAGCCGCCACCACTCGCCGTCCTGCAGCGCCTTGTAGGACTTCTTCAGGGACTCGGGGATCTTGACCGTGTTGGTCTCCGGGTCGAAGACCGGCGGGTGCAGGTCAGCGTCCGCGAAAGACTCGGCCAGCGGCCCCTCGGCGAGGCGGGCGATCTCGGGCAGAAGGCCGCGAACGGCGTCTTCGTCGATGCCCTCGAAGACCTTCGGGTCCCAGTTCGCACTGGTACCTAGTACCTCAAAGAGGTTGAACTCGATATCACGGACGTTGCTCTTGTAGTGGCCCATAGCCTCTAGCTCTCCCTGGATGTATGTGCAGATTCCGTCCAGGAGAGTTACCTGTGACGGTCCTTTAGTTACTGATGGGTAACATAATCATAAATCGACAGGGCCCAGCGCGCAACTACACAATCGTCTTACCGGGGCAGCCCTTAGGGAGTAGCCGCGCCGTCCGGTGAAACATCAGGAGAGCGCGTTGAGCCGGACCGTCTCCGGGAGCGCGTTCAGTTCGGCCAGAATCTCGGGCGTGTAGGCGGCCGCGGTATCCGTAACCACGTAGCCGAGCTCACCGCGGGTACCGAGCAGTTGAGCCTCGACGTTGACCTTGTGCTCGGCGAATACCCCGTTAATCGTTGCCAATGCGCCCGGGACGTTGCGGTGGATGAGCATCAGCCGGTGGCCGCCCGGCCGCTGCGGCAGGGCCACGCCGGGGATGTTGATGCTCAGCGCGGTCGAGCCGTCGAGGGCGAAGTCGCGGAACTTGCCGGCGACGAAGCGGCCGATGTCCTGCTGCGCCTCCTCCGTCGATCCACCGATGTGCGGGGTGAGGATAACGTTCGGCAGGCCACGGAGTTCAGAGACGAACTCGTCGCCGCGGCCCTTCGGCTCGACCGGGAAGACGTCGACGGCGGCGCCGGCGATGTGCCCGGACTCCAGGTGGGTGCGCAGCGCCGCGTAGTCGACGACGAAGCCGCGGGAGAGGTTGAGGAAGAGCGAGCCCGCCTTCATGAGGGCGAACTCGTCCTCACCGAAGAGATCGTTGTTCGACGCCCGCCCGTCGACGTGCAGGGTGACGACGTCGGACTCGGAGAGGAGTTCGGCCATCGTGGTGCAGCGGGTCGCGTTGCCGAGGGCGAGACGGTCGGCGGTGTCGAAGAAGAGGACCCGCATGCCGAGGTTCTCGGCCAGCACCGACAGCTGAGTGCCGATGTTGCCGTAGCCGATGATGCCGAGAGTGCGTCCGCGCACCTCATGGGCGCCGTCGGCCGACTTGTCCCAGACCCCGGCGTGCATGAGGCGGTCTTTGATGGTGAGGCGACGGGTCATCGAGATGATCTCGGCGATCGCCAGCTCGACGACACTGCGCGTGTTCGAGAAGGGCGCGTTGAAGACGGTGATGCCGCGGGCCGACGCCTCTTCGAGATCGATCTGATTGGTGCCGATGCAGAAGGCACCAATCGACTCGAGGTCGGTGGCCGCGTCGAGCACCCGGGCCGTCACGTTGGTCTTGGAGCGGATGCCGAGCAGCGAGACCCCGGCGATCCGCTCGATCAGCTCGTCCTCGTCCAGGGCACGGTCCATGTTCTCGACCT
Coding sequences within it:
- a CDS encoding D-3-phosphoglycerate dehydrogenase, which codes for MSFRRMPDSPVRALLLEQVHPDATAILSAAGFQVENMDRALDEDELIERIAGVSLLGIRSKTNVTARVLDAATDLESIGAFCIGTNQIDLEEASARGITVFNAPFSNTRSVVELAIAEIISMTRRLTIKDRLMHAGVWDKSADGAHEVRGRTLGIIGYGNIGTQLSVLAENLGMRVLFFDTADRLALGNATRCTTMAELLSESDVVTLHVDGRASNNDLFGEDEFALMKAGSLFLNLSRGFVVDYAALRTHLESGHIAGAAVDVFPVEPKGRGDEFVSELRGLPNVILTPHIGGSTEEAQQDIGRFVAGKFRDFALDGSTALSINIPGVALPQRPGGHRLMLIHRNVPGALATINGVFAEHKVNVEAQLLGTRGELGYVVTDTAAAYTPEILAELNALPETVRLNALS